A window from Primulina eburnea isolate SZY01 chromosome 2, ASM2296580v1, whole genome shotgun sequence encodes these proteins:
- the LOC140824110 gene encoding uncharacterized protein: MAPYEALYGRKCRSPLNWDMDEWRGIKNGQERAMRPNIIQEAIDKMQLIKQRIQTAQSQQKSYADKKRKDLKFEVRDYVLLKVSPIKGIKRTGKKGKLHPRFVGPFEVIERIGTIDLEENLAYEIQPVKILNQRIKELRGRPIQLIKVLWKNDNIEEAK; encoded by the exons atggCACCATATGAAGCattatatggaagaaaatgtcgcTCTCCTCTTAACTGGGATATGGATGAATGGAGAGGCATAAAGAATGGACAAGAACGAGCAATGAGGCCTAACATTATACAAGAAGCTATTGACAAAATGCAACTTATCAAGCAACGGATACAAACAGCTCAAAGTcaacagaagagttatgcagataagAAGCGgaaagatttgaaatttgaagtcCGAGATTATGTATTACTAAAAGTATCACCAATAAAAGGAATCAAGCGTACTGGAAAGAAGGGAAAGTTGCATCCTCGATTTGTGGGACCCTTTGAAGTTATAGAACGAATAGGCACT ATAGATCTGGAAGAAAATCTAGCATATGAAATACAACCTGTGAAAATTTTGAACCAAAGAATAAAGGAACTTCGTGGTCGACCAATTCAGTTGATAAAAGTGTTATGGAAAAACGACAACATTGAAGAAGCAAAGTGA
- the LOC140824111 gene encoding uncharacterized protein: protein MRALQCRWSNISRAVQSFSGCIRQLELRHQSGASEKDILEEAKELFKQSGSTWRLDHVRSLLKDQEKFRSSNATLPGFISNCMNSSQSDYSPNTESPTPDFPGLSGFDVNLDEDSPSGSTQRPIGIKKAKAKRKATEDYSNDISTMAKCSEKMMTAMENAETHRQQLIDVQKERNALLAWKEENKILRMNPMSVDESFRAYLLKEQQNIWQKRAAKGDGADGSSNLFGQFFGGTSPSGSDLGEYYCLVIIAVE from the exons ATGAGGGCCCTTCAATGTCGATGGTCCAACATAAGTAGGGCTGTCCAAAGTTTTAGTGGATGTATTCGTCAATTGGAACTTAGACACCAAAGTGGTGCATCGGAGAAAGACATT CTTGAAGAAGCAAAAGAATTATTTAAGCAATCTGGGTCAACATGGAGATTGGATCATGTTCGGTCTTTACTAAAAGACCAGGAGAAGTTTAGGTCATCCAACGCTACCTTACCTGGTTTCATATCAAACTGTATGAACTCCTCCCAGTCTGACTACTCACCCAACACAGAATCCCCAACACCAGATTTTCCGGGACTATCTGGGTTTGATGTAAACCTAGATGAAGATAGCCCATCAGGGAGTACTCAGCGACCAATCGGCATAAAAAAAGCAAAAGCCAAAAGAAAAGCCACTGAAGATTACTCAAACGATATTTCCACCATGGCCAAATGCAGTGAGAAAATGATGACTGCAATGGAGAATGCCGAGACCCATCGACAACAACTCATTGATGTTCAGAAAGAAAGGAACGCTCTATTGGCTTGGaaagaagaaaataaaatattacggATGAACcctatgtctgttgatgaatcaTTCCGTGCATACTTGCTCAAAGAACAACAAAACATTTGGCAGAAAAGAGCAGCAAAAGGTGATGGAGCCGACGGATCTTCTAATCTGTTTGGCCAGTTCTTCGGCGGAACTTCTCCATCCGGGTCCGATCTAGGAGAGTACTACTGTTTAGTCATCATTGCAGTGGAATAA